One window of Quercus robur chromosome 5, dhQueRobu3.1, whole genome shotgun sequence genomic DNA carries:
- the LOC126725948 gene encoding putative nuclear RNA export factor SDE5 isoform X2, with protein sequence MEASGSNEPKYDDEEQVLKGLLDAFGPTFSLDDIATAFCKAGRNADLAGEILYDMQGSTSSAATNASNGEAKGEESPKSSCGNFSEKSDKATGRNSRASKPKTRPVCAGMVSSILGKDYIKSTPPVNGSYMVRKPLKLDSKVMPMSELWEVESKSCSPKYDHLHQEMEDFLFKMLGDGFQLDRDVIRQVLDNCGFDMQQSMEKLLDLAAVTVGKKNNFVGECTEKFIFQFRDVSPEVEVLSHQRKLQNGNRVSSTNGIEPPGQLRERNDLQKEVLVALFNAPERSNKLVGRTTNVAKRSATSWRLVDGPPMDFLVDHKKTVTYLRRDHEDDVDEEENYQILRKAVKEYRGVMKEYYTAAVDAFAEGDHVRAEKLLEQGHFFHKKVREADEESSKKILESRNVDSQDEILLDLHDHGAKEALRLLKCHISSFSRIPSIKDLKVIIETNDEDITKGSRRRQVLKLLERESIKWTEEGNAGVILIHLDNINRKQLSFVKK encoded by the exons ATGGAAGCATCTGGTTCAAATGAACCAAAATACGATGATGAGGAACAAGTGTTGAAGGGTTTGCTTGATGCATTTGGTCCTACATTTTCTCTTGATGATATAGCTACTGCATTTTGCAAGGCAGGCCGGAATGCAGATTTGGCTGGTGAGATTTTGTATGACATGCAGGGAAGCACCTCTAGCGCTGCTACTAACGCATCTAATGGTGAGGCGAAGGGTGAAGAATCTCCAAAATCATCCTGTGGTAACTTCTCTGAGAAGTCGGATAAAGCGACTGGAAGAAATTCCAGAGCTTCAAAGCCAAAAACTCGTCCAGTTTGTGCAGGCATGGTTTCAAGCATACTTGGTAAAGATTATATCAAGTCCACACCACCAGTAAATGGATCTTATATGGTGAGGAAACCGCTTAAACTGGACTCAAAGGTGATGCCAATGTCTGAACTTTGGGAAGTTGAATCTAAGTCATGCTCTCCAAAGTATGATCACTTACACCAAGAAATGgaagattttcttttcaaaatgcTTGGCGATGGGTTCCAGCTGGATAGGGATGTGATTCGACAAGTTCTTG ATAATTGTGGATTTGATATGCAGCAG AGCATGGAGAAACTACTTGATCTTGCTGCAGTGACTGTAGGCAAAAAGAACAATTTTGTTGGTGAATGTACTGAAAAG TTCATCTTTCAGTTTAGAGATGTGAGTCCAGAAGTGGAAGTACTTTCACATCAAAGAAAGCTACA AAATGGAAATAGAGTTTCATCTACAAATGGAATAGAACCACCTGGACAACTTAGAGAGAGAAATGATCTCCAAAAGGAAGTTTTGGTTGCCTTATTTAATGCTCCAGAGAGATCTAATAAATTAGTTGGAAGAACAACAAATGTAGCAAAGAGATCTGCAACATCATGGCGACTGGTGGATGGACCTCCAATGGACTTTCTTGTAGATCACAAGAAAACTGTGACATACTTACGGAGAGATCATGAAGATG ATGTGGATGAAGAGGAAAACTACCAGATTCTTCGTAAAGCTGTCAAGGAGTATAGGGGCGTCATGAAGGAATATTATACAGCT GCTGTTGATGCATTTGCTGAGGGGGATCACGTTCGAGCAGAAAAACTTTTAGAACAG GGacatttttttcacaaaaaggTTCGTGAAGCAGATGAAGAATCCAGTAAAAAGATTTTAGAATCTAG AAATGTGGATTCACAAGATGAAATTTTGCTTGACTTGCATGACCATGGTGCCAAGGAGGCGTTACGTCTTCTGAAGTGTcatatttcttcattttcacGCATCCCAT CTATCAAGGACCTTAAAGTCATCATTGAGACAAATGATGAAGATATCACAAAAGGGTCTCGTAGACGTCAG gtTTTGAAGCTATTGGAGAGGGAATCAATTAAGTGGACTGAAGAAGGAAATGCTGGAGTGATACTAATCCACTTAGATAATATCAACCGAAAACAACTGAGTTTTGTCAAAAAGTAA
- the LOC126725948 gene encoding putative nuclear RNA export factor SDE5 isoform X3 — translation MEASGSNEPKYDDEEQVLKGLLDAFGPTFSLDDIATAFCKAGRNADLAGEILYDMQGSTSSAATNASNGEAKGEESPKSSCGNFSEKSDKATGRNSRASKPKTRPVCAGMVSSILGKDYIKSTPPVNGSYMVRKPLKLDSKVMPMSELWEVESKSCSPKYDHLHQEMEDFLFKMLGDGFQLDRDVIRQVLDNCGFDMQQSMEKLLDLAAVTVGKKNNFVGECTEKFRDVSPEVEVLSHQRKLQNGNRVSSTNGIEPPGQLRERNDLQKEVLVALFNAPERSNKLVGRTTNVAKRSATSWRLVDGPPMDFLVDHKKTVTYLRRDHEDDVDEEENYQILRKAVKEYRGVMKEYYTAAVDAFAEGDHVRAEKLLEQGHFFHKKVREADEESSKKILESSRNVDSQDEILLDLHDHGAKEALRLLKCHISSFSRIPSIKDLKVIIETNDEDITKGSRRRQVLKLLERESIKWTEEGNAGVILIHLDNINRKQLSFVKK, via the exons ATGGAAGCATCTGGTTCAAATGAACCAAAATACGATGATGAGGAACAAGTGTTGAAGGGTTTGCTTGATGCATTTGGTCCTACATTTTCTCTTGATGATATAGCTACTGCATTTTGCAAGGCAGGCCGGAATGCAGATTTGGCTGGTGAGATTTTGTATGACATGCAGGGAAGCACCTCTAGCGCTGCTACTAACGCATCTAATGGTGAGGCGAAGGGTGAAGAATCTCCAAAATCATCCTGTGGTAACTTCTCTGAGAAGTCGGATAAAGCGACTGGAAGAAATTCCAGAGCTTCAAAGCCAAAAACTCGTCCAGTTTGTGCAGGCATGGTTTCAAGCATACTTGGTAAAGATTATATCAAGTCCACACCACCAGTAAATGGATCTTATATGGTGAGGAAACCGCTTAAACTGGACTCAAAGGTGATGCCAATGTCTGAACTTTGGGAAGTTGAATCTAAGTCATGCTCTCCAAAGTATGATCACTTACACCAAGAAATGgaagattttcttttcaaaatgcTTGGCGATGGGTTCCAGCTGGATAGGGATGTGATTCGACAAGTTCTTG ATAATTGTGGATTTGATATGCAGCAG AGCATGGAGAAACTACTTGATCTTGCTGCAGTGACTGTAGGCAAAAAGAACAATTTTGTTGGTGAATGTACTGAAAAG TTTAGAGATGTGAGTCCAGAAGTGGAAGTACTTTCACATCAAAGAAAGCTACA AAATGGAAATAGAGTTTCATCTACAAATGGAATAGAACCACCTGGACAACTTAGAGAGAGAAATGATCTCCAAAAGGAAGTTTTGGTTGCCTTATTTAATGCTCCAGAGAGATCTAATAAATTAGTTGGAAGAACAACAAATGTAGCAAAGAGATCTGCAACATCATGGCGACTGGTGGATGGACCTCCAATGGACTTTCTTGTAGATCACAAGAAAACTGTGACATACTTACGGAGAGATCATGAAGATG ATGTGGATGAAGAGGAAAACTACCAGATTCTTCGTAAAGCTGTCAAGGAGTATAGGGGCGTCATGAAGGAATATTATACAGCT GCTGTTGATGCATTTGCTGAGGGGGATCACGTTCGAGCAGAAAAACTTTTAGAACAG GGacatttttttcacaaaaaggTTCGTGAAGCAGATGAAGAATCCAGTAAAAAGATTTTAGAATCTAG CAGAAATGTGGATTCACAAGATGAAATTTTGCTTGACTTGCATGACCATGGTGCCAAGGAGGCGTTACGTCTTCTGAAGTGTcatatttcttcattttcacGCATCCCAT CTATCAAGGACCTTAAAGTCATCATTGAGACAAATGATGAAGATATCACAAAAGGGTCTCGTAGACGTCAG gtTTTGAAGCTATTGGAGAGGGAATCAATTAAGTGGACTGAAGAAGGAAATGCTGGAGTGATACTAATCCACTTAGATAATATCAACCGAAAACAACTGAGTTTTGTCAAAAAGTAA
- the LOC126725948 gene encoding putative nuclear RNA export factor SDE5 isoform X1 produces MEASGSNEPKYDDEEQVLKGLLDAFGPTFSLDDIATAFCKAGRNADLAGEILYDMQGSTSSAATNASNGEAKGEESPKSSCGNFSEKSDKATGRNSRASKPKTRPVCAGMVSSILGKDYIKSTPPVNGSYMVRKPLKLDSKVMPMSELWEVESKSCSPKYDHLHQEMEDFLFKMLGDGFQLDRDVIRQVLDNCGFDMQQSMEKLLDLAAVTVGKKNNFVGECTEKFIFQFRDVSPEVEVLSHQRKLQNGNRVSSTNGIEPPGQLRERNDLQKEVLVALFNAPERSNKLVGRTTNVAKRSATSWRLVDGPPMDFLVDHKKTVTYLRRDHEDDVDEEENYQILRKAVKEYRGVMKEYYTAAVDAFAEGDHVRAEKLLEQGHFFHKKVREADEESSKKILESSRNVDSQDEILLDLHDHGAKEALRLLKCHISSFSRIPSIKDLKVIIETNDEDITKGSRRRQVLKLLERESIKWTEEGNAGVILIHLDNINRKQLSFVKK; encoded by the exons ATGGAAGCATCTGGTTCAAATGAACCAAAATACGATGATGAGGAACAAGTGTTGAAGGGTTTGCTTGATGCATTTGGTCCTACATTTTCTCTTGATGATATAGCTACTGCATTTTGCAAGGCAGGCCGGAATGCAGATTTGGCTGGTGAGATTTTGTATGACATGCAGGGAAGCACCTCTAGCGCTGCTACTAACGCATCTAATGGTGAGGCGAAGGGTGAAGAATCTCCAAAATCATCCTGTGGTAACTTCTCTGAGAAGTCGGATAAAGCGACTGGAAGAAATTCCAGAGCTTCAAAGCCAAAAACTCGTCCAGTTTGTGCAGGCATGGTTTCAAGCATACTTGGTAAAGATTATATCAAGTCCACACCACCAGTAAATGGATCTTATATGGTGAGGAAACCGCTTAAACTGGACTCAAAGGTGATGCCAATGTCTGAACTTTGGGAAGTTGAATCTAAGTCATGCTCTCCAAAGTATGATCACTTACACCAAGAAATGgaagattttcttttcaaaatgcTTGGCGATGGGTTCCAGCTGGATAGGGATGTGATTCGACAAGTTCTTG ATAATTGTGGATTTGATATGCAGCAG AGCATGGAGAAACTACTTGATCTTGCTGCAGTGACTGTAGGCAAAAAGAACAATTTTGTTGGTGAATGTACTGAAAAG TTCATCTTTCAGTTTAGAGATGTGAGTCCAGAAGTGGAAGTACTTTCACATCAAAGAAAGCTACA AAATGGAAATAGAGTTTCATCTACAAATGGAATAGAACCACCTGGACAACTTAGAGAGAGAAATGATCTCCAAAAGGAAGTTTTGGTTGCCTTATTTAATGCTCCAGAGAGATCTAATAAATTAGTTGGAAGAACAACAAATGTAGCAAAGAGATCTGCAACATCATGGCGACTGGTGGATGGACCTCCAATGGACTTTCTTGTAGATCACAAGAAAACTGTGACATACTTACGGAGAGATCATGAAGATG ATGTGGATGAAGAGGAAAACTACCAGATTCTTCGTAAAGCTGTCAAGGAGTATAGGGGCGTCATGAAGGAATATTATACAGCT GCTGTTGATGCATTTGCTGAGGGGGATCACGTTCGAGCAGAAAAACTTTTAGAACAG GGacatttttttcacaaaaaggTTCGTGAAGCAGATGAAGAATCCAGTAAAAAGATTTTAGAATCTAG CAGAAATGTGGATTCACAAGATGAAATTTTGCTTGACTTGCATGACCATGGTGCCAAGGAGGCGTTACGTCTTCTGAAGTGTcatatttcttcattttcacGCATCCCAT CTATCAAGGACCTTAAAGTCATCATTGAGACAAATGATGAAGATATCACAAAAGGGTCTCGTAGACGTCAG gtTTTGAAGCTATTGGAGAGGGAATCAATTAAGTGGACTGAAGAAGGAAATGCTGGAGTGATACTAATCCACTTAGATAATATCAACCGAAAACAACTGAGTTTTGTCAAAAAGTAA